The following are encoded together in the Falsiruegeria litorea R37 genome:
- a CDS encoding multidrug effflux MFS transporter translates to MAERLSKVEFIALIAVMFATIAFSIDAMLPALPEIGTELSPSDINRAQLILTSFVLGMGIGTFFTGPLSDTFGRKPVLLIGAAIYVLASGLAWAASSLELVLAARVLQGVAAAAPRIVGVAIVRDLYSGREMARIMSIAMMIFTLFPAFAPMLGVGIIYLVGWRGIFAAFAIFGLVIIAWTSTRLPETLPVPERRPFRLPTLMAAVGEMFRHPTVRLSIMVQTLALSILFTMLTMVQPVYDVVYDRADSFPFWFGAVALISGSASLLNAMLVVRVGMRRLVTWTLGAQIVLSGTMVALTGVDLPMNTGFALFVFWQSTVFFMAGMTIGNLQAIAMEPMGHIAGMAASVIGGISTILAAAIAAPVGLLFDGSLVPLTMALLVMCILGFALMVHMGRVENRLPA, encoded by the coding sequence ATGGCTGAACGTTTATCCAAGGTTGAGTTCATCGCGCTGATCGCGGTGATGTTTGCCACCATCGCGTTTTCCATTGACGCGATGCTGCCGGCCCTACCCGAGATCGGGACAGAGTTGAGCCCAAGTGACATCAACCGGGCGCAACTGATCCTGACATCATTTGTGCTGGGAATGGGGATCGGCACCTTCTTTACCGGGCCGTTGTCAGACACCTTTGGCCGCAAGCCCGTGCTTTTGATCGGGGCGGCTATCTATGTGCTGGCCTCTGGCCTGGCCTGGGCCGCCAGCTCGCTGGAACTGGTTCTGGCTGCGCGTGTATTACAAGGCGTCGCCGCCGCCGCACCTCGCATCGTCGGCGTCGCCATCGTGCGCGATCTGTATTCGGGCCGCGAAATGGCACGTATTATGTCGATTGCCATGATGATCTTTACCCTCTTTCCGGCCTTTGCGCCGATGCTGGGGGTCGGGATCATCTATTTGGTCGGTTGGCGCGGGATCTTTGCGGCCTTTGCCATTTTTGGTTTGGTCATCATCGCCTGGACCAGCACCCGCCTGCCAGAAACATTGCCAGTGCCCGAGCGTCGCCCCTTTCGCCTGCCAACCCTTATGGCCGCCGTTGGAGAGATGTTTCGCCATCCCACGGTGCGCTTGTCGATCATGGTGCAGACGCTCGCGCTGAGCATCCTGTTTACCATGCTCACCATGGTGCAGCCGGTCTATGATGTGGTCTATGACCGGGCCGACAGCTTTCCGTTCTGGTTTGGCGCTGTCGCCCTGATCTCGGGCAGTGCCAGTTTGCTGAACGCGATGCTGGTGGTGCGCGTGGGCATGCGTCGCCTGGTGACGTGGACCCTTGGCGCGCAGATCGTGCTGTCGGGCACCATGGTTGCCCTGACTGGCGTGGACCTGCCGATGAACACCGGATTTGCGCTCTTTGTCTTCTGGCAGTCGACCGTGTTTTTCATGGCAGGCATGACAATTGGCAACCTGCAAGCCATCGCGATGGAACCGATGGGCCATATCGCGGGCATGGCGGCCTCGGTCATCGGTGGCATCTCGACCATTCTGGCCGCCGCCATTGCCGCGCCCGTGGGGTTGCTGTTCGATGGCTCTCTTGTGCCGCTGACCATGGCGCTTCTGGTGATGTGCATTCTGGGCTTTGCTCTGATGGTTCACATGGGCCGGGTCGAAAATAGACTGCCCGCCTAG
- a CDS encoding DsbA family oxidoreductase gives MTDKTVKLDILSDPICPWCYIGKTHLDKALASVPNHPFVIEWHPFQLNPDMPEGGMDRRAYLEGKFGGKEGAVRAYAPVVEHAEKAGLTINFEGMQRTPNTLDAHRLIHWAGIEGKQTEVVDALFQAYFVDTRDIGDHDVLADIADGIGMDAAVLRKLLKSDADRDLIKDRDSHSRQMGVNSVPTYIVANQHAVPGAHPPELWQKVIADILSQIET, from the coding sequence ATGACCGACAAAACCGTCAAGCTCGACATCCTGTCCGACCCGATCTGCCCCTGGTGCTATATCGGTAAAACCCATCTGGACAAGGCTCTGGCATCGGTGCCGAACCATCCCTTTGTCATCGAATGGCACCCCTTTCAGCTGAACCCGGACATGCCCGAGGGCGGCATGGATCGCCGCGCCTATCTTGAGGGCAAGTTTGGTGGCAAAGAGGGTGCGGTGCGCGCCTATGCTCCGGTTGTGGAGCATGCCGAGAAAGCGGGGCTGACAATCAATTTCGAAGGGATGCAGCGCACCCCCAACACGCTGGATGCGCATCGTCTGATCCACTGGGCCGGGATCGAAGGCAAGCAGACTGAGGTTGTCGATGCACTGTTCCAGGCCTATTTCGTCGACACCCGCGACATTGGTGATCATGACGTGCTGGCGGATATCGCCGACGGCATCGGAATGGACGCAGCTGTGCTGCGTAAGTTGTTGAAATCCGATGCGGATCGCGACCTCATCAAAGACCGTGACAGTCATTCGCGTCAAATGGGTGTGAACTCGGTTCCCACTTATATCGTGGCCAATCAGCACGCGGTGCCCGGGGCGCACCCCCCCGAGTTGTGGCAAAAAGTGATCGCCGATATCCTGTCTCAAATCGAGACTTGA